AGGAGGCCGGCATTCCGCCAGGCGTCGTCAATGTCGTGACGGGACGCGGCGGCGTGATCGGCGCGGCGCTCGCGCGTCATCCCGGCATCGACAAGCTCACCTTCACCGGCTCGACCGACGTCGGCCGCAACGTGGGACAGGCGGCCGTGCACGATATCCGTCGCGTGACGCTGGAACTCGGCGGCAAGTCGCCGGTGCTCGTGCTCGACGACGCGGACGTCGACGCCGCCGCGCACGCCGTGGCGAACGGCATGTTCTTCAACTCCGGCCAGGTCTGCGACGCTGGCACGCGCGTGTATGTCCAGCGCAAGATTCACGAACGCTTTCTCGCTGCGCTCATCGATTACACGCGCACCCTGAAGATCGCTGCGGGTCTTGATCCCGATTGCTTCATCGGTCCTTTGGTGTCGGCGCTGCAAAAGGAACGCGTGAGCGCATACATCGACGCGGGTCGGCGCGAAGGGGCCGAACTCGTCTACGGCGGACGCAGACGGGAAGAAACCGGTTATTTCGTCGAGCCCGCGATCTTCGCCCATTGCCGCAACTCGATGAAGATCGTCCGCGAAGAGATCTTCGGCCCCGTTCTCGTGAGCTCGCCTTTCGACGACATCGGCGAAGCCGTGCGGCTCGCGAACGACTCGCCCTATGGTCTCGCCGCGGCCATCTATTCGAACGACGTGAATCGCATCCACGCGCTGGTGCCGCAACTGCGCGCGGGCAGCGTCTACGTGAACGCGCACAGCACGATCGACCCGGCGATGCCGTTCGGCGGATTCAAGGAATCGGGCTTCGGCAAGGACCTCGGGATGGAGCAGCTCGACCATCTGACGGAGACCAAGGCCGTCTGGATCACGCTGCACTGAGCCGCTTTGCCCTCCGCTTTTTCCTCTGCTTTTTCCTCTCATGGCATCAGCTTACTGATCGAGGTATGCGATGGAATCATATGAAAGCGCCGCGAACGCAAGCGCGGCGGCAAGCGAACACGGAGCAATAGAAGGTCATTCGATCGACTTCATTCCCGAGCACGAGCGAACCGACCGGTTATCGAGGCAAGGTCCCTTCTGGTTTCTCGGCAACTTCACGTTCTTCACGATGACGATCGGCTTCGTCGGCCCGAGCGTCGGACTGACTTCGTGGTGGACGACGGTCGCCGGCACGCTCGGCATCATGTTCGGCACGCTGTTCATGGCGTTTCACGGCTCGCAGGGTCCGCATCTCGGCTTGCCGCAAATGATCCAGTCGCGCGCGCAGTTCGGCTATCGCGGCGTGATTCTGGTGCTGTTCGCGACCCTGTTCGTGTTCGCGGGCTTCAACATCGTCAATCTCGTGTTGATGATGCAGGGCCTGAAAACACTGTTCGGATGGGACCCGTTCAGGATCGCGCTCGCGGTCACCGTGCCCGCGTCAATACTCGCCGTGCTCGGCCACGACTGGATGCACCGCAGCTTCAAGTGGGCGCTTTACCTGTCGCTCCCGCTGTATGGTCTCGTCACGCTGGCGGTGCTGATGCACTGGGTTCACGACATCCCGCTTCCCGCAGCAGCCGCAGGCGCAACGCTGCCCGCGCCGCTCGGCTTCAACTGGACGGGATTCATCGCCCAGTTCGCAGCGGCCGCGAGCTACAACATCGCCTACGCGCCCTATGTGTCCGACTACTCGCGCTATCTGCCGAAGAACACGCCGGGCGGCAAGCTGATCGCGGCGGTGTTCGTGGGCGCGTCGCTGTCGGGTGCGTGGATGATCGCCGTGGGCGGCTGGCTCGCCGATCACCTGCATGCGAGCGATGTGCTCGTCGCGCTCAATCAGGTCGGCAGCGATCTCGCGCCGGGACTCGGCAGCGTGGTGGTCGCCGTCACGATCATCGCGTTCCTGCCGGTCATCGCGATGAACATCTACAGCGCGAAGCTCACTGCCATCACGGGTGTCGATTCGTTCAGGAAGTTGCGGCCGACGGCCCGCACGCGCATCGTCGCGGTGCTCTTCGTCGTGTGTCTGCAACTCGGCGTCGCGTTGAGCATCTACACGTCGGGGAAGGGCCTGTCGGTGCTGAACATCTATCTCGTCGTGATGCTGTACTTCCTCGTGCCGTGGACGGCGGTCAATCTCACCGACTACTTCTTCGTGCGCAAGGGCCGCTATGCGATCCCGCATTTCTTCATGCCGCACGGCAGCGTGTATGGCGCATGGGGCGCGCGTGGCCTGATTTCATATGTGATCGGCTTCGCCGCGATGATCCCCTTCTTCTGCATCTTCGACGGTCAGGACGAGGTCTACGTCGGTCCGCTCGCACGGGCGATCGGCAGTGTCGATCTCGCGTGGCTGGTCGGCCTGATCGTCTCGGGCGTCGCGTACTTCCTGCTCGCGCGCTCGCTCGACATGAGACACGAAGAAGTGATCATCCATCACATCGAAAAGACGCAGCCGCAGTACACGACTGGCGACAAGCGCTTCTGAACAGCAAAGGATCAGGAAAAAGTCATGTCCACCGATCAATACGATTACATCATCGTCGGCGCGGGTTCGGCCGGATGCGTGCTGGCCAACCGCCTCACCGAAGACCCTTCCGTGCGCGTGCTGGTGCTGGAATACGGCGGCAGCGACCGCAGCATCATCATCCAGATGCCGAGCGCCTTCTCGATGCCGATGAACACGAAGAAGTACAACTGGAAATACCAGACCGCGCCGGAACCGCATCTCGACGGACGCCAGTTGCACTGTCCGCGCGGCAAGGTGCTGGGCGGGTCGTCGTCGATCAACGGCCTCGTCTACATTCGCGGCCATGCATACGACTTCGACGAATGGGAATCGCTCGGCGCGCGCGGCTGGGGCTATGCGAACTGCCTGCCGTATTTCCGGCGCGCGGAGAGCTACAAGTTCGGCGGCGACGAATATCGCGGCGAAAGCGGACCCTTGTCGACGAACAACGGCAACAACATGCGCAATCCGCTGTACGGCGCTTGGGTCGAAGCGGGCGCGCAGGCGGGCTACATTAAAACGGACGATTGCAACGGCCACATGCAGGAAGGCTTCGGCGCGATGCACATGACCGTCAAGGACGGCGTGCGCTGGTCCACTGCCAATGCGTATCTGCGTCCGGCGATGACCCGGCCCAATCTGCATGTCGTGACCAACGCGATGACGCATCGCGTGCTGATCGAGGGCAAACGCGCGGTCGGCGTGGTCTACGAACAGGGCGGCACGACGCGTACCGCGCGCTGCCGCGCCGAAGTGCTGATCTCGTCGGGACCGATCGGCTCGCCTCATCTGCTGCAGCGCTCGGGCATCGGACCGTCGCAGGTGCTGCGTGGCGCGGGCGTCGAAGTCCGGCACGATCTGCCGGGCGTCGGCGAGAGTCTGCAGGATCACGCGGAAATCTATATCCAGTACGCCTGCAAGCAGCCGGTCACGCTCAACAGCAGAATGGACCCGTTCAGCAAGTTCATGATCGGGCTGCGCTGGCTGCTCTTCAAGGATGGCCTCGGCGCCAGCAATCATTTCGAAGCAGGTGGCTTCATTCGCTCGGAAGCGGGACTGCGCTGGCCGGATATCCAGTTCCACTTCCTGCCCGCCGCGATGCGCTATGACGGCGACAAGCCGCTCAAGGGACATGGGTTCATGGTGCTCACCGGACCCAACAAGCCGAAGAGCCGGGGCTACGTGCGCCTGAACGCGGCCGATCCGTACGTGCATCCCGAGATCCGCTTCAATTACCTCGAACGCGAGGAAGACCGCGAGGGCTTCCGGCGTTGCGTGCGCCTCACGCGGGAAATCATCGCGCAGCCTGCGATGGATGCGTTTCGCGATGTCGAACTTGCGCCGGGGCCGGACGTCCGCACGGACGCCGAGATCGACGCCTTCGTCCGGAAGAACCTGGAAAGCACGATGCACCC
The Caballeronia sp. NK8 genome window above contains:
- a CDS encoding cytosine permease — protein: MESYESAANASAAASEHGAIEGHSIDFIPEHERTDRLSRQGPFWFLGNFTFFTMTIGFVGPSVGLTSWWTTVAGTLGIMFGTLFMAFHGSQGPHLGLPQMIQSRAQFGYRGVILVLFATLFVFAGFNIVNLVLMMQGLKTLFGWDPFRIALAVTVPASILAVLGHDWMHRSFKWALYLSLPLYGLVTLAVLMHWVHDIPLPAAAAGATLPAPLGFNWTGFIAQFAAAASYNIAYAPYVSDYSRYLPKNTPGGKLIAAVFVGASLSGAWMIAVGGWLADHLHASDVLVALNQVGSDLAPGLGSVVVAVTIIAFLPVIAMNIYSAKLTAITGVDSFRKLRPTARTRIVAVLFVVCLQLGVALSIYTSGKGLSVLNIYLVVMLYFLVPWTAVNLTDYFFVRKGRYAIPHFFMPHGSVYGAWGARGLISYVIGFAAMIPFFCIFDGQDEVYVGPLARAIGSVDLAWLVGLIVSGVAYFLLARSLDMRHEEVIIHHIEKTQPQYTTGDKRF
- a CDS encoding aldehyde dehydrogenase, which codes for MDTNVSDYLNRFGVQKATTRFLNKPQKMFIGGAWVPGGAGETLDVIEPSTTGVITQIPLATIDDLDRAVRAARAQFDGGPWRKLKPLERERLLHRLADLIEANAAELAEIESIDMGKSAAQARDVDVQGTIDTFRYFAGWASKLHGRTVEPSLPGDYVAYTRKEPVGVVGIIVPWNFPLQTMAWKLAAALAVGCTAVIKPAELTSLSTLRFAELVQEAGIPPGVVNVVTGRGGVIGAALARHPGIDKLTFTGSTDVGRNVGQAAVHDIRRVTLELGGKSPVLVLDDADVDAAAHAVANGMFFNSGQVCDAGTRVYVQRKIHERFLAALIDYTRTLKIAAGLDPDCFIGPLVSALQKERVSAYIDAGRREGAELVYGGRRREETGYFVEPAIFAHCRNSMKIVREEIFGPVLVSSPFDDIGEAVRLANDSPYGLAAAIYSNDVNRIHALVPQLRAGSVYVNAHSTIDPAMPFGGFKESGFGKDLGMEQLDHLTETKAVWITLH
- the betA gene encoding choline dehydrogenase, which gives rise to MSTDQYDYIIVGAGSAGCVLANRLTEDPSVRVLVLEYGGSDRSIIIQMPSAFSMPMNTKKYNWKYQTAPEPHLDGRQLHCPRGKVLGGSSSINGLVYIRGHAYDFDEWESLGARGWGYANCLPYFRRAESYKFGGDEYRGESGPLSTNNGNNMRNPLYGAWVEAGAQAGYIKTDDCNGHMQEGFGAMHMTVKDGVRWSTANAYLRPAMTRPNLHVVTNAMTHRVLIEGKRAVGVVYEQGGTTRTARCRAEVLISSGPIGSPHLLQRSGIGPSQVLRGAGVEVRHDLPGVGESLQDHAEIYIQYACKQPVTLNSRMDPFSKFMIGLRWLLFKDGLGASNHFEAGGFIRSEAGLRWPDIQFHFLPAAMRYDGDKPLKGHGFMVLTGPNKPKSRGYVRLNAADPYVHPEIRFNYLEREEDREGFRRCVRLTREIIAQPAMDAFRDVELAPGPDVRTDAEIDAFVRKNLESTMHPCGSCRMGEDEMAVVDSELRVRGMDGLRVIDSSVFPTEPNGNLNAPTIMLAERAADLVKGIPTLEPSHAEVGLAQGWETRQRTHQPKRKLHHV